From Domibacillus sp. DTU_2020_1001157_1_SI_ALB_TIR_016, a single genomic window includes:
- the treR gene encoding trehalose operon repressor, which produces MKINKYKYIYEELVEKIKTGVFQPGELIPSEHDLAASYETSRETIRKALTLLSQNGFIQKLRGKGSVVLDTSRASFPFSGLVSFKELAEGLNAAIHTDVEELALIRPEPYLQHQLQCSPKEEIWKVTRTRVFDGERVILDKDFLLKKHVPSLTEEICGQSIYAYIEEELGLTISFAKKEITVEPCTEEDTALLDMNGCSHIAVVRNYVYLDDASLFQYTESRHRPDKFRFVDFARRHMM; this is translated from the coding sequence ATGAAAATCAATAAATACAAGTATATTTATGAAGAGCTGGTTGAGAAAATAAAAACGGGTGTTTTTCAGCCGGGTGAGCTTATTCCGTCAGAGCATGACCTGGCCGCCAGCTATGAAACATCCAGGGAAACGATTCGAAAAGCGCTGACACTTCTTTCGCAAAATGGTTTTATTCAAAAGCTGCGCGGCAAAGGCTCGGTCGTTCTTGACACGAGCCGTGCAAGCTTTCCATTTTCGGGGCTTGTCAGCTTTAAAGAGCTGGCAGAAGGGCTTAACGCAGCCATTCACACAGATGTAGAAGAGCTTGCATTAATTCGTCCCGAGCCATATTTGCAGCATCAGCTTCAATGCAGTCCAAAGGAAGAGATATGGAAAGTGACCCGGACGCGTGTTTTCGATGGGGAGCGTGTTATTTTAGACAAGGATTTTTTATTGAAAAAGCATGTTCCCTCTCTGACAGAAGAGATATGCGGACAATCGATTTATGCTTATATTGAAGAAGAACTTGGTTTAACGATCAGTTTTGCTAAAAAGGAAATAACCGTTGAGCCCTGCACAGAAGAAGACACTGCCCTTCTTGACATGAATGGCTGTTCACATATTGCTGTGGTGCGCAACTACGTTTATTTAGATGATGCGAGTCTTTTTCAGTATACGGAGTCAAGACACCGGCCGGATAAATTTCGATTCGTCGATTTTGCCCGCCGGCATATGATGTAG
- a CDS encoding EAL domain-containing protein, with protein sequence MDALEIMSHLDRVVPYYQPIFSADEHKIIGYEVLGRYIEGETVHSLGHFFHDEDTPDDYRCEVEDVIIRKALDAFLKAGRTEMLFVNRRAAGLLEDYGESFLAILDEYTEKGLRYEQIVLEISEADYSKSLDNVLRYYKTLGIRLAVDHIGEVDVDGDIRRFAGSSPDILKISLQALRKDASDQTYKNIVYSLSMFARKIGASLLFETVEAEYQLQYAWKNGGRYYQGFYLSEPMPDFAQPDGQKEMLREKCSRFITYEKQALSSVYALADQLESGLSAIISRSKSAPKEKLLEDIAREFNEMCFRLYICDENGFELTPNYFKRDGRWIFQPEYLNKNWSWRPYFLENIVRMNKNGGGLISDLYNDLETGETIRTFSYPVNEHEYLFFDIPYAYLYDQDGLLY encoded by the coding sequence ATGGATGCATTGGAAATTATGAGTCATTTGGATCGTGTTGTACCATATTACCAGCCGATCTTCAGCGCTGATGAACATAAAATTATTGGGTATGAAGTGTTAGGCCGTTACATAGAAGGAGAGACGGTCCATAGTCTCGGACACTTTTTCCATGATGAAGATACACCGGATGACTACCGTTGTGAAGTAGAAGATGTCATTATACGAAAAGCACTCGATGCTTTTTTGAAAGCCGGCAGAACCGAAATGCTGTTTGTAAACCGGCGGGCAGCCGGACTGCTTGAGGATTACGGTGAATCTTTTCTGGCTATTTTAGACGAATATACCGAAAAAGGATTAAGGTATGAGCAGATTGTGCTGGAGATCTCGGAAGCGGATTACAGCAAATCACTTGATAATGTTCTTCGCTACTATAAAACACTTGGGATTCGGCTTGCCGTTGATCATATAGGGGAAGTGGACGTGGACGGGGATATTCGCCGTTTTGCCGGGTCATCACCTGATATTTTAAAAATAAGCCTGCAGGCCCTTCGAAAAGACGCCAGTGACCAGACCTATAAAAATATCGTTTATTCCCTTTCAATGTTTGCCCGTAAAATTGGTGCCTCGCTCTTGTTTGAAACCGTGGAAGCAGAGTATCAGCTTCAGTATGCCTGGAAAAATGGCGGGCGTTATTATCAAGGCTTTTACTTATCGGAGCCTATGCCCGATTTTGCCCAGCCTGACGGGCAAAAAGAAATGCTAAGGGAAAAGTGCAGCCGGTTTATTACGTATGAAAAACAGGCGCTCAGCAGCGTATATGCGCTGGCGGACCAGCTGGAAAGCGGACTGAGTGCTATCATTTCCAGATCGAAATCAGCCCCGAAAGAAAAGCTCCTCGAAGATATCGCCAGGGAGTTTAATGAAATGTGTTTCCGGTTATATATATGTGATGAGAATGGTTTTGAATTAACACCAAACTACTTTAAAAGGGATGGCCGATGGATTTTTCAGCCGGAATATTTAAACAAGAATTGGAGCTGGCGCCCTTATTTTCTTGAAAACATCGTCCGGATGAATAAAAACGGCGGCGGTTTAATCTCTGATTTGTATAATGATCTTGAAACAGGAGAAACCATCCGAACATTTTCTTACCCGGTGAATGAGCACGAATATTTATTTTTTGATATTCCATATGCTTATTTATACGACCAGGATGGATTGCTCTATTAA